From the Lathyrus oleraceus cultivar Zhongwan6 chromosome 3, CAAS_Psat_ZW6_1.0, whole genome shotgun sequence genome, the window TTCCATCTTTTATAAGTTTCACAAAGAGATTCTAATTTGTATTTTAAACTAGGTAAGCTTCTTACGTGTTTTAACTTGctaaatttataaataaaaaaaataaaatcaaaagagaatTTAACCACTCATTACTATAATTAAGAGAATTTAACCACTCATTACTATAATTCCCGTCTCGAGAGATTAGACTCTGCCATTACAATTGTGCATGACTCATCCAATAGGCTTACAATGCCAAAAATAAAGAATCTGGCCTATCGGCATGACTTCTTCGTTAAGCTTGCAACATAAAAAAAAACTAACACAAATAGGAAAAGTCAACAACTACCTTTTGATTAGTACTTGTAAACAAATGGAAATGTAATCTTTTTAAAGGTTCTTTTAATGAAAAATAGGATATTtgagtttttatttttgtttgaaGGTTTTTTGTCACCTTTAGATCTTAGGGTTTAAGCAAAATCATAAATGCAGAAGAAAGGGGATTCTAACCTTTATAATCAAACCTATTGGATCCATCCTTTTAGCATTTGAGATTATAAGAAGTTCATACAGTGTTAAGACATCTAATAATATATATTTGTTGGTAATCTGTCTCATCATCAAGACATCCATGATTTCTTCAAAACAATGCTCCAAAGGAACAATTGTATAATGTGAAAAATCAATATGTATTCACATTTATAGGTAAGTTTACATATACAATGACTATGATGAATCCTAGAAACTCAATATATACAATGATTTATATCAACACACTAAACTAGTTATATTGTACAAGAGAGTGTCTCATACTAAAATGTGTGACTTTGCAACATCACGAGAGCATTTTGTCCTACCACTCTTATTAAGTACACAAACACATGATTCAAGAATATCAAGATCTTCATCCCAACATAACAATGATGCTATTTCAGGATGCTTCAAAAGCATCTTAGATGCAAGAAACCCGGCTAATGTCCATGTTTGAAAAAGCCTGGCTTGTTTTCCAATAAATCTTCCCGTTTTCGTGTCGTAGTATTCCGGCCATGAATCAAATGGAAGCCTTTTCTCCGCCAAACCAACCGCCTTCTCGGCTAGATCCGTCCTTCCCATTTTGATGCATGCTAACGTAAACTGAATCAATCATGATCGTCAGATCATTAGAAGTATTATGAAGTGTTGATTACACTGACAATGCGTATCAATTAAACTTATTAACAATTACCTGCCACATCAGAGTAGGCCAAGATCCGCCATTGTGATATGACCAAGGACTGCAAAAGTTATAAACGAGTATTCGTTAAATTTTTATATCAGGTCTAACTTGTCGTTACAAAACAGAAGAAAGAATTAATGTATACGTATTCTTAGGATCGCTGCCGGTGATTAAGCGCCATTCTTCATGTTCCAAGGCAGGATAACATATCTTAAGCGGCATTTCACCAACGAGATCATCCCATTTTGATTCTATAAGATTCAAAATCGATTTGTTCTGTCTCGGTGTACCTAAAGACGAAACGATAGCCCAAAGATTTCCAAGCATGAAAAACCGAAAATCCATGTGAGCAGGTTGCAGGTTTCCTATCAAATAACCACCTTCTTCCGGAACCCAATCCATTAACCACATTGGAATTTGTTCTGGATAAATGTTGAACTTGTTAGTTGCATCTAAAGAGTACTCTTCTGTTTTATACCTATAGATTTCATTCACCTTTCTCATATCCAACCAATAATACTCTCTAATGTGAAAAGACAATGCACTTAGTCTATTGTTGATTTCGCCGACCAGATTACTATGTTCATCGTTTATGATAACCATTTCACGAGCCGAGCGAAGAGCCGAGTAAAATAATGCTTGAATCTCAAGAGGGTGGCCATGAATACCCATCCTTCTATCTATCATGCAAGATCCATCAGTTACTAGCAGAGAAGGAAACATGTCAAATCCATCTGATAAACACAAGTTAAGGATCATTTGTAAGCCTGTTTGAACTTCCAACTTTTCTTGCAAGGTATAGTCACCAGTCAGTTTTCCATAAGCCCTAAGCAGAATGATCCACCACAATCCTATCAAGGAATCAAACATAGAAACAACATATTATTGATATGACCCTTTCGTCACACATAGCTCCTTTATTCTATAATAACCTATGAAACACAGACAGACATGACACGACACCGATAATAATTTGAACGTAATCACAAATGTTGGTATTGTGTCGGTGTCCGACACGAATAAAAACATGCATTTTTCAAAGGTGTGTCGGTGCTAAAAAGATTGTCACGGACCTGAATCGACCGGAGCAACGCGACCGATGGCTGATTCTCCAAAATCAGGATCTAAAACCTCTCCTGTCTCTTTGTCATCAAATTCCATAGTTTTAACTTTGAAACTTGCAGGCATCAAGCCCTGTCCCGGGCTATAGCAATCCACTGTTTTCTCCCAACTCTGTTGCAATAGAATAAAGGAGAAAATTCAAACAAAATATCTCATAGCCGGTGACGCAGACTTGAGATCGACCAGAACACATTATAATAACCATACATACACCAAAGAAGATTCTAAAGATATGCATTATTATTACCTGGAGTTGCAAGGTATGAAGGAGAAAGTTCTTGACAATCTCTTTTTCTCCTTTGAGCAAGAAAGCAAGAGCAGAAGGGACAAAATCTCTGATAAAAACCTGATCATAATTCAAAGGTGAGCCTTTATCCGATTCATCATTTGCCGCAACGGTTCCAATCGGTGTATCACAATACGTAACAAGTGCTTTTTGCAATAATTTCCATGCTTCTTTCTCCACATCTGTTTCTTCCTCATCACAATTCTTCAAAccatcacaattcttctccttcGTATCTTCTCCATCTCCTCTACCCTTGGTCTCGACGGAGTTCGAGAATTCACGTGCCTTGAAGGACACTCCATCAATACAAGAAACTCTTTCTGTTTTGGTTGCTCTTATTCTGAGACATGTTGTTGAATGGCACAAGTTCCAAGAGGGTAACCGTAAAACTTGTTGAAAACCGTTCATTAGGCGTCCAAATTGAAAGATAGAAGAAGGGTAGTGCATGGTTTTGTGATTAAGATTGAGAACAAGAGGTTTATTAGACATTGTAAGAGAATGGTGGTGACATCTTGAGAGAAAAGATGATTTCTTTCTACCAATTAGGAGAAATCTAGAGGAAGGTTTCATGGTACAATTACTAATCAGGTTGATAGCGGTCATCACAATATTATTATCAAAGAAAGAATGTGAGTGAGTGGTGGTTGATATCAACAAACGATGTTCAAGAAGAAATGGTGTTTCAAAATTTGGAATGAAAATAGAATGGTCAATATTAGAACAAAATCTCAATGTATAAGTATAGGAAGAGAAAACATTCTATTTCTCACCGCATAATCCTCAATgttaaatttattttatatacACTAACGTTGAGGCGCTTTTTTTGAATTTAAATCCACAAACGAGTGAAAATATTAGCGTATTTTTTGTTTCcttaattttgattttaatttaaattatttataaaaacATGTAAACCGGCATTACAGTTAATAGAAGAgattaaataaaaattaaaatatgatTAAAATTAAAATAGGCTATATCAAAATTATCTTTTAGctttattatatatatatatatatatatatatatatatatatatatatatatatatatatatatatatataatatataagattaattattatacACTATCAGTGTaaaaaaagtcaaacttgtttcaacatCCAACGGTTATGATCAattgacggtgtaaaatccttttacactgtcagtgtatttcaattaaatcctatatatatatatatatatatatatataatatatattatatatatatatatatattctaatTTTGTTATAAATATTCGATCTTAAATCCGATTAAAGGAGAGAGTTGTGTTAGGCAACTGAGATTCGTCGTAAAACTTTATCAAACATATATGACATGGATTAACTACGAAATAATGTGAATGTTAGGTCGTTTTTCTTAAGCAACACGTTGTATGGCTCGAGTAAATTGTCAATACATCGTCGTCTACATGTAGTGAAAAATAAGAAATGATTCTCATATTTTAAAGAACGTGTGTGTAATAAAGTTAGTTCATGAGAGTAGGATTCGTTTTGGATAATGGAATATAGGCAATGCTCATCGGAAAATCTATAAAAACAGTGGACAGTTTTCATGTGCCTTTAATAAACTAAGTGCACCTTTAAGAAAATAGGTGGATAGATGAAAAGGTGAAAAAAATAGACAACTCGGGATTTAAGCTTTGGTACATCAAACAAGTTAGATCAAGAAATGGGATGGGGATTATGGTGGACATGTAGTGGAAGAAGGAATGGATGTGAAAAGAATAGGAGATATAATCGTAACCTTGAAATTTATAGTGGATCAAGACACTTTTAATGTTATTAGTGTTTATGCACCTCACATTGGGTTAGAAGAACACCTTAAGGAAAAAAAATTGCAGGATTTAAAAGGCTTATTTTCGGATATACCCCAATGAGAGAAGTTTTTTTCTTTCTATGAGGGGATCTAAATGAACATGTAGGGACTGTAGCAAGAGGTTTTTAGGGCGTGCATGGGGGTATGGTCTCGGGAGGTAAATACGGAGGGTAATCCATTTTGGAGTTTTTGTCAGCTTTTGGTCTTACTATAGTTAATATTTGGCTTAGGAAAAGATATGGAAACATGATCACATATAAGAGTGGGATGACATATTCTTAGATAGATTTTTTTTATTAGGAAGGAATATAAGAATATTTGTTTGTACTGTAAAGTTATTCTAAGAGAGAGTTTGATTATCCAAGATAGAGTATTGGTTATAGATGTAAGAATTAAGAGGAAAGCAAAGAGAAGAAAACACATGGGAGTGCCTTGGATCAAGTGGTGGCATTTGAAGGGTGAAAAACAATGAAGCTTTTAACACAAGATCTTAGAGGGGGTTTGGACAATCACAAGGAAATGCAAATTATATGTGGAATAAGATGGTCTGAGAGATAATAAAAGTAGCTAAAGAGACAGTGGGAGAATCAAGAGGTATTAGAACTAGGGGTAAAGAGTCGTGGTTATGGAACAAAATGTTTAGATTAAACTTAGAATGAAAAAGAATTGTTTTAAAGAATGGTATAGGCGTAAAAATGTTGGAACTTGGGAAAAGTATAATTAAGCTAAGAGTGGGACCAATAAGGCATTGAGTGATGCAAGAACCCAATATTTTGATGGATTATACCAATCTTTAGGAATCAAGGAGGGAGAAAGATCTATATATAGTCTTTATtaggaaagagaaagaaagacTAAAGATTTGAATCAAGTGAGGTGTGTTAaagatgaagaaggcaaaattTTGGTTTCGGAAAATGATATAAAGGATAAGTGGAAGATGTATTTCTGAAATTTATTTAATAAAGGACATGATATCTCCATAGACTCTGGCAAGCTTGACATTAGAGAAGAGGATCGAAACTCTAGTAAGGCAATTAGTCCATACAACATACCTATTGAAGTATGGAAGATTCTTGGAGAGAGAGGCATTCAGTGGCTCACCAAACTCTTTACAGAAATTATGAGCCCAAAGTAAATGTCAGATGAATGGAGAATAAACCATTTAATGTCAACTTATAAGAACATGGGGAATATACAAAACCATGCAAATTATAGAGGTTAAACTTACAAGTCATACCATGAAGTTATGGAAAAGAGTGATTGAATGAAAACTAAAAAAAGAAACCCAAGTCATTGAGAATAAATATAGTTTAATGCTTGGGAGGTCGACCATAGAAGCGGTATATCTACTATGGTGTTTGATGGAACCATATTGGATGGAACAACAAGATTTATAATTAATTATCATTGACTTGGATAAGGCGTATGATAGAGTGTCTATAGATACTTTGTGGAAAGCCCTAAAAAAGAAAGGGGTTAAGATTGCATATATTTGAGTTATCCAAGATATGTATGAAGAAATATAAACTAGTGTGGAAACACGTGGTGGAGAGACGAATGATGTCCACATTACAATAAGTTTGCATCAATGTTCAACCATAATCCCCAACCTTTTTACTTTAATTTTTGACATACTCACGAAACACATCCAAGAGCTAGTACCGAGATGCATTCTTTTTGAAGATGACATAGTCCTATTTGGAGAGTCGAATGAGGATTTAAATGAGAGGCTGGAGACTTGGAGACGAGCTTTAGAAATGCATGAATTTTGCCTAAGTAGAAGTAAGACGTAGTATATGGAATGTAAGTTAAACAAAAAGAGAAATGTTTCTAACTTAGAGGTGAAAGTTAAAGACCATATCATTCCTCAAGTCACACAGTTTAAATATCTTAGGTTCATAATACAAAGTGATTGAGAAATAGAATAGGATGTAAATCATCTAATACAATAATGGTGGCTAAAATGTGACAAAAGGGTGTCGCTCAAGCTGAAAAGAAAATTTTATCGCATTATGGTAAGGCCTGCAATGTTGTACGAGAGATAATATTGAGCATTTAAGAATCAATACATAAATAAAGTCAGTGTAGCATAGATGAAGATGTTGTGTTGCTTGCGTGGTAAGACTATACATGATAAGATTAGAAATAACAATATTATAAAGAGTGTTAGGGTAGCACCTATAGTAGAAAAATGATGGAAAACAGACTTAGATGATTTGAACATGTAGAAAGAAGATTTATAGATTCTGTGGTAAGAAGAGTATATCAGATGAGATATAGTCAAAGAGCTAGAGATAAAGGAAGACCTAGAAAAATTATAAGAGAACTTTTTAAGAAATATATAGAGATTAACAAGTTAGAGAGAAACATGGTCCAAGATAGAATATTATGACGGAAGTTGATCCATAAAACTGATCCCACGTAATGGGATAAGGTTGTTGTTgtggtatatatatatatatatataatatatatatatataatatatatatatatataaacgtTAAGGGTGAGAATCCCATGTGGTTTTTTTTTGCTTGTCTCTTAAGCTTTACTTTGAATTTAGTTTTATATTTGAGTCTCCTATTCAATTGCATATTCTTTAGGATCAAGTTTTGGATCTGTATTTTAGCATGTATAATTCAAACTGTTTGTGTTTGAGTTTGAACATTATGCTTTAGGTCAATTAGGCGATTTTTGTTGAACAAGAACCATAGTTGAGATAGATTAAAGTCATGTCAAAGGTAGAATCTCAAAACATAGTTGAAAACTTGGATTTTGAGATTTTAGATTTTGATTTAAATCACACATACCCATAAGTCGAATCAAATAAGGCAGAGAGGGACATAAATTTTGTTGGAGCTTGTGAGTCGAATCGCAACTAGCTTCTGATTCAAATCATGCAGTTGTGAGTCGAATCACACTATGTGCTTAAGTCAAATCAGATATCATTTTCTAGCCATTGTCCAGTTTGAGTCAAATCATGACCATGCCCTGAACCGAATCATGAATTGTATGAGCCAAATCATGCATTAGTATTGACTCGAATCACAGAAAGCGAGTCTCTCTTTAAGTGTTGATTTTGTTCCTCATTTACTTTTCCACTTGACTTAAATCACCAAATGCTCTTGACTCGAATCAAACATGAATTTTCACTTCTTTTTGTGCTTCATCTCCATAACTTATAAATAATTTTCATCACTCCACCTCTCATAATGTTAGAAAATACATTCTTTCATTAATGATTTGAAAACTCATAAATCACTTGTTCTACCCTTTTCAAAAGTGTTTTGAATATTTCTTGAATACTTGCAAACGATTTATTTCATATACTATTGTTGAATGGATCTGAATCTCATCTTGATAGATTCGTGATTGATTGAGGAGATTTGTTGTTGGGTTTAACGTTTCTTTGACGATTTGTTTAGGATTTCTGAGGCTTGCAAGTATAGTTAAGCTAAGAAAGAGACCAATAAGGCATTAAGTATTACAAGAACCCAATATTTTTGTGGATTATACCAATCTTTAGGAACCAAGGAGGGAGAAAAATCTATATATTGTCTTGCTTATGGAAGAGAAAGAAAGACTAGAGATTGGAATCAAGCGAGGTGTGTTAAATATGAAGAAGGCAAAGTTTTGGTTTTGGAAAATGATATAAAGGATAAGTGGAAGATGTATTTCTAAAATTTATTTAATGAAAGGACATGATATCTCACTAGACTCTGGCAAACTCGACATTAGAGAAGAGGATCGAAACTCTAGTAAGGCAATTGATCCATACAACATACATATTAAAGTGTGGAAGATTCTTGGAGAGAGAGGCATTCAGTGGCTCACCAAACTCTAAAGAAATTATGAGGccaaaacaaatgttagatgaaTGGAGAATAATTCATTTAATGTCAACTTATAAGAACATAGGGAATATAAAAAACCATTCAAATTATAGGGGTTAGACTTCAAGTCATACCATGAGGTTATAGAAATGAGTGATTGAATGGAAACTAAAAAAGAAACTCAAGTCATTGAGAATAAATTTGGTTTAATGCTTGGGAGGTCGACCATGGAAGGAGTATATCTATTATGATGTGTGATGGAACAATATTGGATGGACTAACAAGATTTATAATTAATTATCATTGACTTGGAGAAGGTGCATGATAGAGCGCCTATAAAGACTTTGTGGAAAGCCCTAGAAAAGAAAGGGGTTAGGATTGCATATATTTGAGTTATCCAAGATATGTATGAATAAATATCAACTAGTGTGCAAACACATGGTGGAGAGACGAATGATGTCCCCATTACAATAAGTTTGCATCAATGCTCAACCCTAATCCCCTACCTTTTACTTTAATTTTTGACGTACTCACAAAACACATACAAGAGCTATCACCGAGATGCATTCTTTTTGAAGATGACATAGTTCTATTTGGAGAGTCGAAGGAGGATTTAAATGAGAAGTCGAAGACTTGGAGACGAGCTTCAGAAATGCGTGAATTTTGCCTAAGTAGAAGTAAGACGTAGTATATGGAATGTAAGTTCAACAAAAAGAGAAATGTTTCTAACCTAGAGGTGAAAGTTAAAGACCATATCATTTCTTAAGTCACACTATTTAAATATCTTATGTTCATAATACAAAGCGGTGGAGAAATAGAATAGGATGTAAACCATCTAATTCAAGAAGGGTGGCTAGAATGTGACAAAAAGGTGTCGCTCAAGCTAAAAAGAAAATTTTATCGTATTGTGGTAAGGCCTGGAATGTTGTACGGGAGATAATGTTGAGCATTTAAGAATCCACACACAAATAAAATCAGTGTAGCATAGATGAAGATGTTGTGTTTCTTATGTGATAAGACTATACATGATAAGATTAGAAATAACAATATTAGAGAGAGTGTTAGGGTAGAACCTATAGTGAAAAAATGATTTAAAATAGACTTAGGTGGTTGAGCATGTAGAAAGACGATGTGTAGATTATATGGTAATAAAAGTACATCAGATAAGGAAGAGTCAAAAAGTTAGAGATAGAGGAAGAACTGGAAAAACTATAAGAGAACTTATTAAGAAATATAAAGAGATTAACGAGTTGGAGAGAAGCATGATCCGAGATAGAACATTATGACGAAAGTTGATTCATAAAACTAACCTCACGTAATGGGATGATATTGTTGTTCTAGTgtgcatatatatatatatatatatatatatatatatatatatatatattataatatataatatatatatatacatgtgtgtgtgtgtgtgtgtttaaTACATGTTTTCGTCTCTTAACTTAATTTAATGTTCTATTTTAGTCCTTTAACTAAAAAATATTACAAGTTAGTTCCTTAACTTCACTTCTGTTATCCTATTTGATCTTTTCTGTCAATTTCTATAAAAAAAACGTTAAGTTCTGATGATGTGGCGTGACATCAATGTCATTGGTACAAATTTGAGTCAGCATATGTAGTTAAAAACGGATACACTATTTAAACTAAGGGGTTCCCTCGAAATCAAACCCCTCACAGTTTAAACAGTGTATCAGTTTTCAACTACATATACTGATTCATATTTGTAGCAATGACCTTGTTGTCACACCACGTCACCAGAACTTAACGTTTTTTTGGCAGAAATTAACAGAATGGACCAAATAGGGTAACATAAGTGAAGTTAAAGGACTAACTTGTAATGCTTTTAGTTAAGGGACTAAAGCGAGACATCAAATTAAGTTAAGAGACTTGATGACTAATtatttcatatatatatatatatattatatatatataatatatatatattatatatatatatatatatattatatatatcCATTTCCAAccaattttattgagaaaaagattTTGAAGACGAAATTTAAAAGTAATTAATTTAATTGTGAAACGAGTATGCTCATCCCGTTTAGGTCCGCCCTACAAAAGCCTGCAAATAAACGGGGCATGACGAACATATTTGAGGGTCTAAAATCTTGCATGGC encodes:
- the LOC127128911 gene encoding alkaline/neutral invertase A, mitochondrial, whose protein sequence is MTAINLISNCTMKPSSRFLLIGRKKSSFLSRCHHHSLTMSNKPLVLNLNHKTMHYPSSIFQFGRLMNGFQQVLRLPSWNLCHSTTCLRIRATKTERVSCIDGVSFKAREFSNSVETKGRGDGEDTKEKNCDGLKNCDEEETDVEKEAWKLLQKALVTYCDTPIGTVAANDESDKGSPLNYDQVFIRDFVPSALAFLLKGEKEIVKNFLLHTLQLQSWEKTVDCYSPGQGLMPASFKVKTMEFDDKETGEVLDPDFGESAIGRVAPVDSGLWWIILLRAYGKLTGDYTLQEKLEVQTGLQMILNLCLSDGFDMFPSLLVTDGSCMIDRRMGIHGHPLEIQALFYSALRSAREMVIINDEHSNLVGEINNRLSALSFHIREYYWLDMRKVNEIYRYKTEEYSLDATNKFNIYPEQIPMWLMDWVPEEGGYLIGNLQPAHMDFRFFMLGNLWAIVSSLGTPRQNKSILNLIESKWDDLVGEMPLKICYPALEHEEWRLITGSDPKNTPWSYHNGGSWPTLMWQFTLACIKMGRTDLAEKAVGLAEKRLPFDSWPEYYDTKTGRFIGKQARLFQTWTLAGFLASKMLLKHPEIASLLCWDEDLDILESCVCVLNKSGRTKCSRDVAKSHILV